ACCACGTCTACGGCTGCTTCTTCGACGACGCCTTCGGGCTCAGGAACCTGGACGCGATCGGCGTCGGCAACGTCCTGTACGAGACCGACTACCCGCACTCCGACTCCACCTGGCCCAAGTCCCGCGAGGTCGGCGAGGCGCAGATGGGGCACCTGGACGCGGACGTGGTCGAGCGGATCGTGCGGCGCAACGCCATCGAGCTGCTGGGCCTGACGGACGACGGGCTCTGGCCGGGCGGCGGCGGTGCCCGGTGAGTCTCCGGTACGGCATCCAGCTCCCCGTCCAGTCGCAGAGCACGATCTACGCCGAGACGTGGGAGGCCGACGCCGGGCCCGAGGACCTGCTCGCCGTCGCCCGCACCGCCGACCGCGCCGGCTTCGCCTACCTCGCGAGCTGCGACCACGTCGCCATCCCGCGCCGCCTCGCGTCCGCGATGAGCACGGTCTGGTACGACCCCGTCGCCACCCTCGCCTTCCTCGCGGCGGCCACCGGGCGCATACGGCTGCTCAGCCATGTCGCGGTCGTAGGGCTGCGGCATCCGCTCCTGACCGCCAAGCAGTTCGCGACCCTCGATCACCTGTCGAACGGCCGCCTGATCCTCGGGGTGGGGGCCGGGCATGTGCGGGAGGAATTCGAGGCGCTGGGGGTCGACTTCGAGCGGCGCGGGTCCGCGCTGGACGAGTCGATCGACGCGCTGCGAGCCGCGCTCGGGCCCGACGAGTTCCCCGAACACCACGGCAGGCTCTACGACTTCGAGGGGCTCGGCCAGCGACCGCGTCCCGCCCAGGAGCAGGTCCCGGTGTGGGTCGGCGGGTCCTCCCCGGCCGCGGTGCGCCGGGCCGCCCTGAAGGGGGACGGGTGGCTGCCGCAGGGGGATCCGCGGGAACGGCTGCCCGCGCAGATCGCCCGGATACGGCGGCTGCGGGAGGAGGCGGCCGTCGAGGGGCCGTTCGTCATCGGTGCCATCACCGAGCCCCTGTACGTCGGCAAGCCCGGCTGGGACGTCGGACGCCGGACCGTCGCCAAGGACGCCGAGGAGCTGGCCGAGTCGCTGCGGGCCTACCGGGCCATGGGCGTGCACCAGGTCCAGGTGCGGATCCGGTGCCGCAGCCGGGCCGAACTCACCGACCAGATCGAGGCGTTCGGGACGGAGGTGGCGCCGCTGCTGTAGCCGGGCCGATACCGTGCGCTCCTTGAAAGCTTGAACATGTCCACGCCGACCGCCGTATGTACCGACGTACTGACGTTGATGTACGGCTTCGGCGGAAGGACACAACGACGTGCGCGCTTCCCGGAAACTCACCGTCGCCCTCGCCTGCCCCGAGGATGCCTGGCCGCATCCCGACTGGCCGGCTCCGGACGACCCGTACGTCGGGCGGGTGGTGCGGCCGGCCGCGCCCTTCGAGGCGGCGCGGGCGGACGCGGACGTCGTGATCCTGCG
Above is a window of Streptomyces sp. DT2A-34 DNA encoding:
- a CDS encoding TIGR03619 family F420-dependent LLM class oxidoreductase, with the translated sequence MSLRYGIQLPVQSQSTIYAETWEADAGPEDLLAVARTADRAGFAYLASCDHVAIPRRLASAMSTVWYDPVATLAFLAAATGRIRLLSHVAVVGLRHPLLTAKQFATLDHLSNGRLILGVGAGHVREEFEALGVDFERRGSALDESIDALRAALGPDEFPEHHGRLYDFEGLGQRPRPAQEQVPVWVGGSSPAAVRRAALKGDGWLPQGDPRERLPAQIARIRRLREEAAVEGPFVIGAITEPLYVGKPGWDVGRRTVAKDAEELAESLRAYRAMGVHQVQVRIRCRSRAELTDQIEAFGTEVAPLL